The following nucleotide sequence is from Halomonas chromatireducens.
TGGGGCAGGCGCTCTCGGCCCACCCGGGTATCGACGGCCTGCTGTTCACCGGCAGCGCCAAGGTGGGTGGGCTGCTCAACCGGCAATTCGCCGACCGATTCGACAAGATTCTCGCCCTGGAGCTGGGGGGCAACAATCCGCTGGTGGTCAAGGACGTGCACGACCAGGACGCCGTGGTGCTGACCATCCTGCAGTCGGCCTTTCTCTCCGGCGGCCAGCGCTGTACCTGCTCGCGGCGGCTGATCGTGCCCGAGGGCCAGGTCGGCGACCACCTGCTCGACGCCCTGGTGGATGCCATCGGTCGATTGCACGTGGCAGGCCAGTTCGAGGAGCCGGCGCCTTTCTACGGTGGCCTGGTCAGCCCGGCGGCGGCCCAGGGGCTGCTCAAGGCCCAGGACGAGCTGGAAGCCCTGGGCGGAGTGGTGTTGTCGCGCATGGCGTGCCTGAAGGAGGGCACCAGCCTGCTCAGCCCCGCGCTGATCGACGTCACCGGTCTTACGGTGCCAGACGAAGAGCACTTCGGCCCATTGCTGAAAGTATACCGTTATAAAGATTGGAGTGAAGCGGTCACTATCGCCAATGACACCCGCTATGGCCTCTCCGCCGGTCTGATCGGCGGCGAGCGTGCCGACTGGGACGACTTCCTGCTGCGCATTCGTGCCGGCATCGTCAACTGGAACCGCCAGACCACGGGTGCCTCGGGCGATGCCCCCTTCGGTGGCGTCGGCGACAGTGGCAACCACCGTCCCAGTGCCTACTATGCCGCCGACTACTGCGCCTATCCGGTGGCCTCCATGGAGAGCGACGAGCTGCATCTGCCTGACCAACTGCCGCCGGGAGTGGTGTTATGAGCGACGCTGTGACGCTGCGCGACGAGAGCTACCGGGAAGTCAATTTCGACGGCCTGGTGGGGCCGACCCACAACTACTCGGGGCTGGCCCACGGCAACGTCGCTTCCATGAGCCATGGCGGCCTGGTCTCCAACCCGCGTGAAGCTGCGCTGCAGGGGCTTGGCAAGATGAAGGCGCTGATGGACGCCGGCTATGCCCAGGGCGTACTGCCGCCCCAGCAGCGGCCGGACCTGGGCGCGCTGCGGGCGCTGGGCTTCACTGGCAGCAATTCCGAGGTGCTGGCCCGTGCCGCCAGTGAGGCGCCCCAGGTGCTGCGGGCGGTGTGTTCGGCGTCGAGCATGTGGACAGCCAACGCCGGTACGGTGACGCCGAGCCGCGATGCGCCGGATGGGCGGGTGCATTTCACCCCGGCCAACCTGCAGTCGAGCTTTCACCGCTACCTGGAGCCGGAGACCACCGGGCGCGTGCTGGCGGCGATCTTCCATGATGAGCGCCACTTCGCCCACCATTCGGTGCTGCCGGCGACCCCGGCCTTCTCCGACGAGGGGGCGGCCAACCATACCCGGCTCTGTGGTGAGCACGGCGAGCCCGGTGTGCACCTCTTCGTCTATGGCCGCCAGGCCTTCGGCGGGCGCATCGAACCGCAGAAGTTCCCGGCCCGCCAGACCCTGGAGGCGAGCCAGGCGGTGGCCCGTCAGCACGGCTTGAGCGACGACCAGGCGGTGTTCGCCCAGCAGCATCCCGATGCCATCGATGCCGGCGTGTTCCACAACGACGTGATCGCGGTGGGCAACGGCCCGGTGCTGCTCTACCACGAGATGGCTTTCCTCGACGAGGGGACGACCCTCGACGAGCTGCGCCGCAAGATGGCGACGCCCCTGATCCCGGTGCGGGTGCCGCTGGAGGCGGTGAGCCTCGAGGACGCCGTGGCCTCCTACCTGTTCAACTCCCAGCTGCTGACCAATGCCGATGGCAGCATGACCCTGGTGGTTCCCGGCGAGTGCCAGGAGCGCGAGGCGGTGTGGCGTACCATCCAGGATCACCTGCTGGCGGGCAACAACCCCATCGGGGAGGTGATCGTCAAGGACGTCAAGCAGAGCATGCGCAACGGTGGCGGCCCGGCCTGCCTGCGTTTGCGGGTGGCACTGTCGCAGGTGGAGCGATCGGCATTGACCGGTCGCGTGCTGCTAAACGACGGGCTCCATGAGGAACTGACCGCCTGGGTCGAGCGCCACTATCGCGACCGCCTGGCGCCCGACGACCTGGCCGACCCGCAGCTGGCCGACGAGACCCTGACGGCGCTGGACGAGCTGACCCGTATCCTGCAGATCGGCTCGGTCTACCCGTTCCAGTTGGGTTAGGCTTTCCCCCGAGACGTCACTTTCCACCGAGACCCAAACAGGATAGGGGCATCATGCGAGATATCACTATCGTGCGGCTGAATACCGACTCCGACCATGTGGCCACGGTGGCGAGCTGGACCTACGCCGAATGGGGGCATCTGAATCCCGCATACAC
It contains:
- the astD gene encoding succinylglutamate-semialdehyde dehydrogenase, yielding MKAKQQLLIDGTWQAGDATRFTKQDPVSGDTLWQGNGAGDSQVAAAVAAARGAFASWARRAFEERLAVVERFREVLEAHREDLARTIASETGKPLWEARTEVGAMIGKVAISVRAYHERTGERSRDVGDTRAVLRHRPHGVMAVFGPYNFPGHLPNGHMVPALLAGNTVVFKPSEQTPLTADLTLQCWQEAGLPAGVINLVQGGAPVGQALSAHPGIDGLLFTGSAKVGGLLNRQFADRFDKILALELGGNNPLVVKDVHDQDAVVLTILQSAFLSGGQRCTCSRRLIVPEGQVGDHLLDALVDAIGRLHVAGQFEEPAPFYGGLVSPAAAQGLLKAQDELEALGGVVLSRMACLKEGTSLLSPALIDVTGLTVPDEEHFGPLLKVYRYKDWSEAVTIANDTRYGLSAGLIGGERADWDDFLLRIRAGIVNWNRQTTGASGDAPFGGVGDSGNHRPSAYYAADYCAYPVASMESDELHLPDQLPPGVVL
- the astB gene encoding N-succinylarginine dihydrolase, encoding MSDAVTLRDESYREVNFDGLVGPTHNYSGLAHGNVASMSHGGLVSNPREAALQGLGKMKALMDAGYAQGVLPPQQRPDLGALRALGFTGSNSEVLARAASEAPQVLRAVCSASSMWTANAGTVTPSRDAPDGRVHFTPANLQSSFHRYLEPETTGRVLAAIFHDERHFAHHSVLPATPAFSDEGAANHTRLCGEHGEPGVHLFVYGRQAFGGRIEPQKFPARQTLEASQAVARQHGLSDDQAVFAQQHPDAIDAGVFHNDVIAVGNGPVLLYHEMAFLDEGTTLDELRRKMATPLIPVRVPLEAVSLEDAVASYLFNSQLLTNADGSMTLVVPGECQEREAVWRTIQDHLLAGNNPIGEVIVKDVKQSMRNGGGPACLRLRVALSQVERSALTGRVLLNDGLHEELTAWVERHYRDRLAPDDLADPQLADETLTALDELTRILQIGSVYPFQLG